Below is a window of Mycobacteriales bacterium DNA.
GACATGCTCGTCGGCCAGCCGGTCGACGACCTCCCGCCCACGCCGGGTGGTCGCGACCAGGCCGGTGCTGCGGAGCACCTTCAGATGCTGGGAGACCAGCGGCCGGCCAGTCCGGAATCGTCGTCCAGGTGTGCTTTCGACCCCGCTGCCATGCGCCGGACAGTACCGTCGGGCGGCTGTCGCATGCGAGGCTAGCGAGCGCCGCCGCGCGCGGCCGAACCCGAGACCACGAGAGGAACGCACGTCAATGCCGACCGAAGTACAAGGCGTCGTCGCACGGAGCAAGGGTGAGCCCGTCGAGGTCACCACGATCGTCGTACCTGATCCCGGACCGGGCGAGGCGCTCGTCGACGTGCAGGCGTGCGGGGTCTGCCACACCGACCTGCACTACCGCGAGGGCGGCATCAACGACGACTTCCCGTTCCTGCTCGGGCACGAGGCCGCAGGTGTCGTGTCCGCGGTCGGCGAGGGCGTCACGGACGTCGCACCCGGCGACTTCGTGATCCTCAACTGGCGCGCGGTGTGCGGACAGTGCCGCGCGTGCTCCCGCGGCGAGCCCTGGTACTGCTTCGCGACCCACAACGCGGCTCAGAAGATGACGCTCGCCGACGGTACGCCGCTGGCGCCCGCGCTCGGCATCGGCGCGTTCGCGGAGAAGACGCTGGTTGCCTCCGGACAGTGCACGAAGGTCGACCCGGCAGCCAAGCCGGAGGTGGCCGGACTGCTGGGCTGCGGAGTCATGGCCGGGCTCGGCGCGGCGCTGAACACCGCGGCGGTCCACCGCGGCGAGACCGTGGCGGTCATCGGCTGCGGAGGTGTCGGCGACGCGGCCATTCTCGGCGCATCGATCGCCGGTGCGCGCACCGTCATTGCGGTCGACATCGACGATCGCAAGCTGGAGTGGGCGAAGGGCTTCGGCGCCACGCACACGGTCAACTCCAAGGACAACGACATCGTCGAAGCGGTGCAGGGCATCACCGGTGGCCTCGGCACCGACGTGGTCATCGAAGCGGTCGGGCGGCCGGACACCTACAGGGCGGCGTTCTACGCACGCGACCTCGCCGGGCGCGTCGTCCTGGTCGGCGTACCGACACCGGACATGCGGATCGAGCTGCCTCTCATCGACGTGTTCGGTCGCGGCGGCTCGTTGAAGTCCTCGTGGTACGGCGACTGCCTGCCGAGCCGGGACTTCCCGATGCTGGTCGACATGCACCTGTCCGGCCGCCTGCCGTTGGAGAAGTTCGTATCGGAGACGATCGGGATCGGGGACGTCGAAAAGGCGTTCGAGAAGATGCACACCGGCGACGTCCTTCGCTCGGTGGTGGTCTTCTAGCCGCAGGTCTCCATCGGCTCGGCGTGACGTAGCCGTGTCCGGGCGGCCGGGTCACGGCGCGCTGGGCCGGGCCCGACGGGACGGTCACAATCCCGTCACGGTCGCCGTGGCGCCGCCACCGTTCGTGGCAGGGTCGGTGGAATCGGTCCGGGTACGACAGAAAGGACATCGATGCAGGGTCGACGCCACCCCGGCGCGATCCTGCGGATCCTCGGTCGGGGGGTGCTCTACCGGCGCGGCATGGCGCTGCTGATCGTCGTCGTCTCGGCGGCCGCCTGCGCGGCCGCAGCGGTGGCCCCGATCTATCGCTCCTCGGCCGCCGTCTCGGCACTGCGCGCCCGCATGACGTCCGCGCCGGCGAACGACAGCGGCGTCGAAGTAGCCGGCTCGTCGTGGCCGGGCGACTCCCCCGACCAGATTCTGGCGAAGGAAGTTCCCCGGCTTCCGCTGTCGACCGCCGTCATCCGCGGCATCACGGTCAGTGGCACCACGACCCAGCTGCAGGTGCCGAACAAGCCGATCGAGTACGCCGCGATCGAGTGGCGGCAGAACCAGTGCGCCCACGTGACCTTCACGAGCGGGCGATGCCCGACCGGGCCGCACGAGATCGCACTGCCCGTGAGCGCGGCCCAGGTGCTGAAGGCGCAGCTCGGTGGCCCAATCGTTGCCTCGGGGCTGGACCGTCCGACGTTCGGCGACGTGACGAACATCCTCGACCAGGCAGTCCCCCCGAAGCCGAACCTGAGGGCGTCCGAGTACTCGCTGCACGAGAAGGTCGTCGGCTTGTTCACGGTGCCGCCCGCTCAGCAGGCCTACTGGTTCGGGCAGGACATCAGCGCCCCTGTCGTGAGTCCGGACGGCACTCAGGTGGCCGACGTGACGGCGCTGGTTCCTCGAGCCACGCTGGTTGCCCTGCCGCCGCCGTTCCGGTCGAACGTCGTCGTCGACCAGCTGCTCGACTGGACGAAGGCCACACCGGCCGAGCTGCCCGCCGTCGAACATGCCATCGCCGGTCTACAGGCCCACCACCGCGAGAACATCTCCGTGCTGACCCAGGTCCCGAGCCTGCTCCGGGCCGACGCCGCCGACCGCCACCAGCTCAACCACCTCGTGACGCTCGCCCAGCTTCAGCTGTTGCTGCTCGTCGGCCTGGTCCTGATCGCCATACTGGCCGCGAGCATGGATCGGCGGCGTACGGAGTTCATCATCGCGACCCTCAACGGCCGGCGCCCGTTGTCGACCGCGATGTCGATCTCCGCCGAGCCGATCCTGCTGCTCCTGGTCGGCATCATTCCCGGGCTATTGGTGAGCGTGCCGCTCGCCTATTTCGCAGCCCACCTTTGGTTGCGGTCCGGGACGCCCGTGCACCTCACCGCGAGCGCGGTCGTTGCCGCGTTGGTCGTGACGGCGGTTGCGGCAGTCGTCACCGTCGCGACCGCACTCGTCGTCGCGTCGCGATCGCTGTCCGACCAGCTCGCCGAAGACGCGCGAAGCGCCGGCGGGCGCGGCGGCGCATGGATCGACATCGTCGCGATCACGCTGGCGGCCGCGGGCGTCATCGAGCTGTTCTCCTCGCACTCCGGCAACGCCTCGACGCCCTGGTCACTGCTGGCCCCGTCGTTGACCGGGTTGGCCGCGGGCCTTGCGCTCGGCCGGCTCGTGCCCGCACTGCTGCGCGGAGCGGTGCGGTCGACCGCCGAGTCACGCGACCTCGGCCGGTTCCTCGCCGTGCGCGAGCTGCGCCGCGACCGGGCCGCCTGGCGGGTCACGGCGATGGTGGCGCTCGCGATGAGCCTGCTCGCTTTCGCGGTGACGGTCGGGCACGGGGCATCGCAGGACCGGACCGACCGTGCCGGCCTCATCG
It encodes the following:
- a CDS encoding FtsX-like permease family protein; amino-acid sequence: MQGRRHPGAILRILGRGVLYRRGMALLIVVVSAAACAAAAVAPIYRSSAAVSALRARMTSAPANDSGVEVAGSSWPGDSPDQILAKEVPRLPLSTAVIRGITVSGTTTQLQVPNKPIEYAAIEWRQNQCAHVTFTSGRCPTGPHEIALPVSAAQVLKAQLGGPIVASGLDRPTFGDVTNILDQAVPPKPNLRASEYSLHEKVVGLFTVPPAQQAYWFGQDISAPVVSPDGTQVADVTALVPRATLVALPPPFRSNVVVDQLLDWTKATPAELPAVEHAIAGLQAHHRENISVLTQVPSLLRADAADRHQLNHLVTLAQLQLLLLVGLVLIAILAASMDRRRTEFIIATLNGRRPLSTAMSISAEPILLLLVGIIPGLLVSVPLAYFAAHLWLRSGTPVHLTASAVVAALVVTAVAAVVTVATALVVASRSLSDQLAEDARSAGGRGGAWIDIVAITLAAAGVIELFSSHSGNASTPWSLLAPSLTGLAAGLALGRLVPALLRGAVRSTAESRDLGRFLAVRELRRDRAAWRVTAMVALAMSLLAFAVTVGHGASQDRTDRAGLIVGAPTVADVLVPPSETLTTAVRRADAKGRWAMAAELLAPFGSAAQRTLALDTTRLAAVAGWHRRIDGLTPKGMKRILHVPGSVAQLSLPMLTAGDVGGSSFGLNNEPIRRMRVYQTSVLPELLGQGALTDLSSLIAVGKPIPIQRLGSTQLTDQVWIGSHAPADALARLRAAGLTITSVSTRSGTARTLERSAETAGLSGYVAVAVIAAILAVALLIGTSIAAAGRQRSEALALTSAGVPRATVVRGRSGAAATRLAIAGIVALVCGIATAHLAAHLIPQASAGAIPKPLLPLPVPPAVIAVFIALIPALIAEVVIASYVAKRTDVRTLRAAMT
- a CDS encoding S-(hydroxymethyl)mycothiol dehydrogenase, with product MPTEVQGVVARSKGEPVEVTTIVVPDPGPGEALVDVQACGVCHTDLHYREGGINDDFPFLLGHEAAGVVSAVGEGVTDVAPGDFVILNWRAVCGQCRACSRGEPWYCFATHNAAQKMTLADGTPLAPALGIGAFAEKTLVASGQCTKVDPAAKPEVAGLLGCGVMAGLGAALNTAAVHRGETVAVIGCGGVGDAAILGASIAGARTVIAVDIDDRKLEWAKGFGATHTVNSKDNDIVEAVQGITGGLGTDVVIEAVGRPDTYRAAFYARDLAGRVVLVGVPTPDMRIELPLIDVFGRGGSLKSSWYGDCLPSRDFPMLVDMHLSGRLPLEKFVSETIGIGDVEKAFEKMHTGDVLRSVVVF